ATGGACAGACCATAAACCACAAGTGAGGAATGCTAGAAATGACTATTTCTTTCCTTCATCGTCTCTATCCATCTTTTCGAACAAGAAAGTTATCTGAAGCATTCACCCCCCCAACAGAGATTTTGGCCAACAAACATTGCTGAGtgaacacaaaataaatttgatgaaaGGTTCTTCGAATCCACAAATCTGTTGCTCCGTTATGGTTTATACATGCTGAATAAATTTTCCGATTAATACATTCGCTTTTCTGTTTGCAGATTATTTTCCAGGTAAAATGCAATTATTTTCAATGTGTTCGTTATAATTATttgcaaaatgataaaatcattgGATCCATTCATTAATGAAAAAACCAATAATATcatacttcttcttttttttacaaggaCATCATGCTTTTGATAGAAAGTAAGAGTTCAAGATGTATTTGGAACGATTATTAATCAAATCATctgtttaaaaaaactaaagaaaggtgttcgcaaaataattaaaaagaaagagaaaaacaagaaaagacgAGACATAGaagtattatatatgaaaaattgaataaaataagtaaaaactTATTCCGACATGGCCGTACAGGCTACATGGGGTAGCACTGATTGGAACAGCATCCTAGGTTCTTcaatttacaaaacaaaatcaaatactatTCTTTTACAGAAAAGCAAAGAACAACTTGGAAATGACAGAAACAATTCTGCAAATCTATCTCGAGGTCTTGTTATAGtatatcccaaaaaaaaaaaaaaattgactcctGTAGAAACAGACTTATTAGAAGTAGTAATCAAGTCTAGATTTTGGTAAGAAAACCCTAAAGGATGACTTTGTCAGACATCACAGACCCCTAAAAAGCCAGCCTATAAGAGAAGCAAACGTGTAATATATCATTGTTCAGAACCATGTAGTGCGTTTTGCCTTGGTAGCTTTTCTTGGAGATTAGGAAGATAGTAGTACTATTATATGTAAgatacaaagaaaatccaaatccCATTACTATAGACTCGTGATTAGGGTTTGCTAATCTACTACTAGTGGCTGTTAGCTTACTCGTACACAGTGACCATAATATCATTATTGGAAGGCGCGATCCTGGTCAGGGTACGCTTCATTAGGGATGGGAAATGTTGCCTCATGAAAGGAGGAGATCCTGACATATAGTTTGGTCTAGgaattttactttcttttccCCTATCAAGGTAATGAGCAGTAAGACTATCTGTTTCTTTAGTGTAGCAagcaaaaccaaatcaaacccaTCTCTGCAACAATGAAACCTAGTGGATTCGTCCGTTCCTATCCATGATAggatataatattttgtttgaaaggGATAATTCTCACTCGAGATCATGACAGGCGTGCATAGTAGAGAGAGGAAGTACCAGAATTGAAGATTCTCAAGGGACCATGGCAGATCATATTAAGCTGAGTTTCGATTCTTCGCATGAAATCCATGGCTTCTTGTATAGGTCTTGTAAGCTCCTCACGGTACTTCACTAGCATGTCGTAATAAGCTTCctgtttttcaattcaaacaataCAGACAAGTATTTAActcaaaaaccaaataaaataacacCGTAGTGTGTGTGTcggtctgtgtgtgtgtgtggggggggggggggtggagAGAGAGAGCCTATAATTAGCTAGATAAAGAGACTTCCAGCAAGATTAGAGGTAGAATaacaaaatcaatcaatcacCATGAACTGATCTAGTTCTGGGTCTTTCGAATTGTCCCTTGAAGTGATAAAAGATCGTTGTCTTGATTCAAACTCTTGACGAGCAGCTGCAAGCCGAGCTACTACTTCAGGCGGAGCTCCTACCTAAATGCATATACAGTGTAGCAGCAAGAGAGATGAGAGGAGAGAAACCATTGCTACTActgaaatgaatttaatttgatgaaatgaCTTTGGTTTCTTCTTCTACACATGTACTTACCTTTTGGCAGTCCATGTAAGCTTCCAAGAGGTTAGAGTACTGAGGATGGGCTATGATCTTGGCTTTGATGGCTTCAACTTCACTAGAGCTTTCACTTCCTTGTTGCTGCTGGTTAATTGTTTGGTACCCTCTCAAGAGAGGGTAGTGAAATTTCTGAGCATGTGAAGTGCTGGCTTCAGTTTTCACTATAGGATGTGTATCAGATTGGAAGCACTGATCATTTGATTGAAGATGGaaaggatttaaaggcatctgGGTCTGCTGATTGCTCACGGTAGAGCCACTACTGGTCCTCCCATAAGGCGAGGAATTGGGTGCAAGAAGCTGTGAAGCATACAAGAAATTTCCCCTCGGAGTCGTGTTTTCACTCATTTGATTGTAGTCCTCCATCTCTCTCGACAAACCCAGTTGTGGAAACGGATATGAAAATGACCACTCCAGAAATCAAGTAAAGCCTAAAACCCTAAAGCAACAGCTATAAACACGAATAAACACTAGAAGGTGGAGAAACCCAATCATCTAGAGCCAAAGAAAAACTACAAGTTTCTGATGTTTTGTCTAATTATATGGGTTGAGAGTCATGTCCTGGGCAAGGAAACTGTATTCTAGTGTGTTAGAGAGGGTCTTGAAGTGAATTTGCACCTAGACTTCGACATGTCGAgatgagaagaaaaacaaatggcaAATCAGAGGAGCAAAAATAGAAAGAAGTGGTCTCGCATGGAGTTGAGGAGAAGGTTGAGGTCAGGATATAGCTTTTAAACCGGAATCGGCTAAGGGCTGCGTTTCTTGGGTGGGTGACAAGACTTTTTTGgtgatagaaaaaagaaatattgaaaaatataaaggcAAGAAAGGCCAGGTGATTTCGCAAGGAGATTGTATAGATTGTTATTCACGGacgtttttatttattattattgttattcacGGACGTTGTAGTTTTCACCCTGTTAGTGTAACTTTTTGGATTTTGCCATTGCCAGActattctttttcctttttactcGCCACAAATGGAGAGGGCAAGGATAAAAATGCATGCAATTAATAAGCATCGACCAGAACTATATTAATTGCTCGCgttaggttttgaatttctatttcagttaataaataatattatttaatttttaatttttgtatttaaaaaaatatttaggcttCTAAGCAGGTTTATTTGATTTAGAAAAATTTCATCATCATATATGATATATAAActagtttcattaaaaaattgggAACGACATGTCTATGGCATGAAAAATGCTTTCAAGAAACTATCAAGATACAATTGTGtaaaccaaattattttttgtaatgaaTGGATATAAAACATTCTCTACTgaaattatatatgtgtgtgtgtgtgttgggggggggggtatttttaataaaaaaaattatcatgatttgaaaatcaagttggaataaaaaaaataatgttttgataatttttattctattgagtgtgaaataaagaataattattttgacaATATTGtataaaaacttctaaaaaaacaatatgcatGCACTTTATTCTCAATgaatattcattataaattttgtacttgcaaacatatttatattggttttcatacatgatatttaataaaataattgctaacattatcattaaaaaactaTAGTCTTATTTGTAAAGTACTGtataatcatataatttttaaattataggcTCTCACGCCTAAgattaaaaagggaaaaagacgTTTGAGGGTCGTGCTCCAGCGGTGTGTGGGGGCTTGTCTCCTACTGCCGTCCCAGGTTCGACTCTTTATGCGTACGCCTATCACCttcgcggtgccttacctgcttATTGgtcttgcaggatgttcagtgagtcgtGGGGACTAGTTGTAGTACGCGCAAGCTGGCGCGGACACCTCATactaatcaaaaaaaaaaaaaaggaaaaagcctTAACCATTTAGCAGGTAGTCCAGTGATAAGAATTTATAATCAAGGAGTTTGCTTTATATGTGATCTCAGGTTTGATTAATGTGATTGCTAATATGATGGTCACTGAAGACTTGCATAGTCGTTAGCTTCAAGATTCGTGGGATTAGTCAATGTGTGTCTAAACTGGCTCAGACAcccaagttaataaaaaaaaaaaaagggaaaaaggcTAGATTTGTGTgtctatttcatttttttaacttaagtaaataacatgttatcttaattttttaaaaaaatatataaacggTCCATTGCAACAAATTTTAGTCattaaaaatggttaaaaaacaAAGGTTTGGGTAATTTGGATCCAAGACCCAAAACCCCAATTGAATTTTCAcaagaaaaaatctaaaagcatCGTAAAAATCCAACAATCTTATTTTaaacctaaaatattatttaatcaaattaaaaataaaaagtcaaattgaataaaaaatttataagatatgatatttttatttgacaatGTTATAGGGTAAAATCACTTATATTGAACTTTCTTCGCCAAGACAACATCATTGACATCAAAATCAACCTTATCATGCTCGAAAAGTGGCCAAATAAAATCTGTTATGTTTCCTTTTTTAACTACCTTATTTCTCctctcttaatatttaaaaactaatctagaataaaaatgaaatttaaaatcgaAACATAAATATCTAGAACCGTAAGaacaaaataatgtaaaaaaattttcaaagactaaattgtaattttagatgatttaaaaatagttaatttttcaTAGTGGATACATTATGATCCGTTTGAGGTTGCGGTAcagcttgttttttattaaaattttaaaatttttttgttttagattattttttaatatttttaaattgttttaatatgctaatattaaaaataaattttaaaaatataaaaattataatttatttttaaataaaaatgtattaaaaaataatattttctacatCCTCAAATATCTCGTAGCAATCACGGTGCATCGGCAGGGAAACCACTTTGGTAGCCAGCACAGTGGATGTGCtggctattttaattttttaaaaaatatctcgtttttttttttaatgaaaaagccAAAATTTCTAGCCGCTAACTGTTATCGATCATGGGAATCGGGACGTGCCACTTGCCTATTCGATGGCAATTCATGGCCTTGAACAAATGCATTCGGGATGATCTTCTTCTATCTGAACACTAGTAATAATTTCACGGATGCGTTGAAAAATGTTTTCgtcttgtaaaaatattttaaaaaaatattttttttttttattttaaattaatattttttaatatatttatattattttaatacgctaatattaaaaataatttttaaaaataaaaaaatattattttaatatatttctaaataaaaaacacttcaaaaaataaCCGTAACCACattcatatattttcaaataaataaatacaagtggaattatattttttgttatttattgatGTTGGTATTTTAACaactttcaaataaataaaaaagtagacAGAAAGAATATTCAAcattcttattttgatttttaacattaatgatatttttatattagttttcataaatttatattaaacatctttttaatcaaatattaaacatATTGTCCGCATTTATGTAGGGATAAGTAAATCCACTCTTGCAATAAATCCTTGGCGATGGAATGATGGCATGGGGAAGTGAGTGTGAGCCAAACTGGATGAATAAAGAATACAGGCAATTGTCCCCCCTGAATTATTTGTACTTTGTTTGATCTTCATGCTTCATACATACCTTTTCAACTAGTTTCAAACTAGTTATAAGGATCGTACAGGGTTCCGGGGcagtttttttaaatctattttttatttaattttacaaccattaaatatatattcttaaaaaaacaaaattattaaaatatatatttttttaataaaaccttTCTTATCTGAGCAGTTCTCTCtgttttggtaaaaaaagtTGCTAGTAGCATGCTTTGCTTTAGTGAATGAAAagtaatgataatttaaaaagaaattgtaaagATTCTAATggtttcaaataaaaaggaaagattaTATCTTTAACTAATtgatcatgtattttttttttttatcttggtaaAATATCTGTTTTATCAAACTTACTATAATTGTAAAAgtaagtttcaataaaaaataaaatacaaatcataaattgatCATTCTATACACGTGTGTGGGAAATATTATAAGAATAatgaatatgataaaaatacatacaatattttttaaaaaaataaatatattttttattttaatattaatgggaaaagatttaaaaaataacttgcaTACGAGGTTGTTACATAGTTATTCATAaagtgatttatattattacaataaatCATATTAGGTGGTATTTTGAAGCTCATTTGTTCTGTAATCGAATGCATCTCCAGCTCACCTTTCACAGGTCTTTGGGCAAGATTAATTTAAACCAGAAGCCTTTAAAAAGAAGGATGCATTTCTTGGGAGAGAGAGCTTGAAGAAACAGGCACGTCTTTCAAACAAGAGGGATGTACATAATCCATCCAAAACCTTTCCAGGCACCGAGGAATTAAGTATTCATAAAAGCAATGACCTCATGTGTACACGGTGCTTGCTACATATGGTATGGCAGTGCTGCGCGAGAGGGCGGTGCTGGGAGGGAGAGAAAACATGTTAGAAGTAGACTGTTAGTGAAGAGTACGAAATTTCAACGGTAAACAGTGAAAAGAGTCTCTGATCCAATCTGACCAAACTTGTACTGTTTGTGATGACCTATTGCAGGACAACCACGTGTGGAGTACACATAGACCACCCGGAGAAGAGACTGGAGATAAATTTAGAGATACAGGAAATAAATGGTCTCTGCGTCTTGCCTCCGGAACGAGGTATAGCTGGCGGCTATGACCACCACCACTTCCTCTGCGCCCCCcacttaaaaaaacacacagacACAGAGATGAACAGGGGGGAAGGGGGTGAAGGGGGCCCACAGGGGCTTTAACAGTTAATACCCCCCCCGAATCTCGCGCGCTGCAGAGAGGAGGAGGGAGGGGAGGGGGCAAAAGGAGGGAGGAGAGCTCTCCCGTCATCagctttctttcttccttttcaaaaacaaaaacaaaggacaAATTCGGCATTAAGCatccaaattaaaaagatattctGAATTAACAAAGCCTcttgaaaagtgtttttgttAAATAGAATATTCTACTGTTTAGACTCCTGATATTTAActgatattgtattttttttaacagtgtTATTGATCGAATATTACAGTTTTAAATTCGTGATATCAGTTAAATTTCAGTTATCATTCTACAAAAAATCCCACAATAAATCTCCTAACatctaaatataatataatataaaatacttcttatgagatttattatttaatttgttaatgtgacatttaatttagttagtGATttcaaagagtaaaaaaaatttttttttgagtgagTTTTTTCTGTTTAGAAACCATACCTAAAATTTTGTCTTCTTTAAAAAGACATGTAAAGAATCACAATAGTCAAACATAACAAATtctcatattttataataagatAGCCCTAATaatacagataaaaaaaaaacatatatagaagcaaaatgatctcaaatacTTAAAATGATACAACATTCTAgcaattaaaatctcaaaatatatcaacataACTTGTTTATCTATCTACATTTATTAGATAATTCGAGCTCATTGATAGCACTGTTGGATCTTGCTCCTGCCTCTACCCGAGTGGCCTCATCCTTTGTCACAGTATCATCAAGAGTTAACCTATATTTAAAGGTATTAGTCCACTGCGTCAAATATTAAACCATTAAGACGCATAaatgtatcttttgtttttttacttaatattaTGAAGCATGAATGCAGCCTCTTAACCCTCAAGTGACAACAAGTCAACCTCtcgttaataaaatattaatattaaattaaaagatcaacctaaattaatatatattaattataaaaaaagatttaattacttatagtattttaactaaattgatTACCCCAACCCTGATAGTTAAAATTCCTAGCAAATTCCCAAAACTTTAtaacaaaagaatattttaaaaaaatcaaacatgatttatgatatcaaatttaattgatatcttCATGCTCAATTGcattaaattaaacccaaattcataataaattaaaataatttaagtaaaatatcaaattcGACAACTTGTCAACAATTTAACGCAACGTGTAATTTGCTATAATTTCACCACATTCATACTATGTCGTGGGAAATCATCAAGCGTGGTTAAATGAATTATTAGCCGATTCCAACAATCAACGCGATATCCCTAACTCGGCATTTATCCAAAAATATGCAACATAtagttaattgaaataattaattcatgattaaTTCAACTTATTTCCATGTTCAACTGTATCAAATTAATCTTGATTGATGTTATTCATAGCTAACTTATCATTAATTTAACAAACCTTAAATTCAACCCTAgcaatgatattattttaaccaaaccaaacacaaattcataataatataatatttttaccttACTTGCAATATTAGAAAAAAGGTTGGGACGATGATGGATTTTGAAGAGAAGAACGTCAAAGAATACTTAGAGACCAAgatgagtttgattttttagtatttaaaggaaaaaacaagtGTTAGATgggatttttagaaaaataaaaaccaaggaCATCGGTTTAGAGAGAAAGAATGTCACTACATTTTTCGTgtttttgatatgaaaataattttaattttatgatattttatattctaGAAACACATATTAAGTTATTGCAAGACatgtttaattgttattttttaaaaaaacacaacaaatatctcaatatacttaaaaataacaatattaaataaatatcatattttttaatcacaacaatataaaaatatgttatgtcatcgatttttaaaaataaattatactacaaaaacttttaaattattgtgttagtattgtttttcaaaaaaaattccaaaacaaaacccttttcttctttcttttctttatctgcGTAGGATTGGACATTTCCAACTCACAGACAGACACACCAGGAGTACTAGTCAGGTACCCCATAATCACTTGTCACTCAGTCCAGTCAAGCACCCTGCTCACTGCTATTCTTCGCCACTTCCCTATGCATTTTTTTAGAATAGTATATTCACTGCACAGTTTCACTCACACTGCCTCTACAACTCTACTCCCATGTAACTGTTTTAcctacttttttattattattattattttctttttagaaaccGATCGGTTCATGCTATGCTAGGATTCTGCTCCTTCTTTTTCCCCTTCTTTACTTCACTCGATTGAAGTCTCAGATTCAACAAGAAATTTGGCATTTTTTAGCTTCGCTAACCAAGAAATACACTCAACTTAACCTGAAATCTTTGATATATCTTAAAGGCTACAATGCACATCTACGTGCATTATTAATGTGTTTGTACCCTAATTGGGTTGTTGGTGTCCAATCGAAGCCGTGCAACTGGCAGAGTAGTTTTCAGACACCGTTTATTTCTTAAACTACattttaattccttttaaaaacgcattcagtttaaaaaaagattaaatcagtattttttttatgtttttgatgtactaataaaattttaaaaaaatattataatatatttttaaataaaaaccagttttaaaaatattttatatcaaatttcaaACGCATATCTAACTGAAACTACAGCCTGAGATTGAGACTCATGGAGAGGAGTTGATTTTCTGATCCACAGTTTACATGTCTATTATTGGTGCTCGCCTTTTTCCAGTCAAATCATCATCTTCAATCATCATTTAAATGAGCTGTTTCTGTCATGTCACTCGGAAGCAAGTAATTAAAAAGGAaggaaactaaaaagaaaaaaagaaagaaagaaactggGATGGTTTCCCTTACACAATACCATGTTTGAACTTCACATAACACCGTTAACAGTAACTTCATTTGAACAGGAGTGGCAGGACTCAGGACATTATAATTGAGGACCCTTGCATACCATGAGTTGGAAATCAATGTCTTTCGTTTGTTTATTGGAGGAACCGACGAATTTCGAGGAGTAACCTCCCTTGTTACAATGCAATTATTGCATTGCAACGACGGAGTTTACTTTCTCATCTTTTCTGTACTGATGAGTGGAAATTATGGATGAAGTTAACAAAATGGTTAGATTGCAGCTGTAGCATGCCTCAGACTATTGATTTGTTACTAGAAAGCTGGAGTGCATTGGCGACAGGGGAAATTCAacgaaaaacaattattttgctttcacataatatttaatttatgggtCATCTGGACATTAgggaataaattgattttttaaaacaaaaatccagATTGGagtacaatgtttttttttttttgtgatcacACCACCGAAGAACAATAATTTCTCATATACAAGCATATGAATCTTTATAGAAATTTGGATGGAATCTTACGCTTTACAAACAATTGTTGAATCTCTActggtttaattattttgtatacgAGTTCTTACGCCACTCAAtatataaagattattttttaacttgattacCGCTGTCTTAATGGTAGTGCTGtttcatttattaaattttaactattataaaaacaaaaacaaaaaacgagCATTTAATTTAACTATGCTGAAAAAGCTATTGAGTGCCAAGGATGTACGTGAGCAGAAGTTCATCGCTATAGTCTGTTTAGTTAGTAAAAACAGTACCGCCATTGAATACTCTTTGAAAAACCGGTGAAAAGTAATCGTTAATCAGGCAAAACCTACAAGTAGCTCATCTACTCCTATCACATGGAGCTAATagataaacaacaacaacactatCGTCTTCAAgtggtttttttaatagatatatAGCAGATCAATGATGGATAGATGCTTggattgcttgttttttttttttttggatgcaAGATCTCTCATGATACCAGATGACGTGCTATATAAATATAGTGGATCGAGATGAACTAAGCCGTAAATCAAAATCCTAGAAAATCATGCTCAACTTCCTGAAACAGTTTCACCGGGagaaaaaggtattttttttattgttaaagtaGAACATGGCAAGCGTCTCTAAGTGTGAATTCAATAATATAAGTCAAAATGGTaccaataacaacaataaagagGCTTCAAAAAGAGATTAGCATGGGCGATCTACTAATTAGTcaccttaaaataatattaattatagcaTAAACCTCCACAGTACAGCTTTGGCATGTGGAACTAAAACAAAGTagataacagttaagtatcttcataatatctttttaacaaTTGtataatcaatcaatcaagACTTGATTACAAGAATCCAATGGGATGATGCTGGCGTGTGGTATA
This is a stretch of genomic DNA from Populus alba chromosome 11, ASM523922v2, whole genome shotgun sequence. It encodes these proteins:
- the LOC118031395 gene encoding homeobox protein knotted-1-like 2; its protein translation is MEDYNQMSENTTPRGNFLYASQLLAPNSSPYGRTSSGSTVSNQQTQMPLNPFHLQSNDQCFQSDTHPIVKTEASTSHAQKFHYPLLRGYQTINQQQQGSESSSEVEAIKAKIIAHPQYSNLLEAYMDCQKVGAPPEVVARLAAARQEFESRQRSFITSRDNSKDPELDQFMEAYYDMLVKYREELTRPIQEAMDFMRRIETQLNMICHGPLRIFNSDDKSEGVGSSEDDQDNSGGETELPEIDPRAEDRELKNHLLRKYSGYLGSLKQELSKKKKKGKLPKEARQKLLSWWELHYKWPYPSETEKVALAETTGLDQKQINNWFINQRKRHWKPSEDMQFMVMDGLHPQNAALYMDGHYMGDGHYRLGP